Below is a window of Humulus lupulus chromosome 2, drHumLupu1.1, whole genome shotgun sequence DNA.
TGCAGAAATGCGTGCTGTACACTGTCTGGTGTATCACACCAATTACCCTGATCATCTTCTATGGAAGAGACACGATTTTGGGTCCTCCTTGCCCTCAAAGAAGCATGAAGTATGGCTGTATTATCATCTCCATTTTTAGCCCAAGTAGTTTTAGCTTTTTGAGCTAAAAAAAGAGAGTATGCTTTAGACATCTTAATAAACTTCTCCCTGGCTGCTTGTTCCTCGAACAGAAGGTGACTGTTAAGAGGGTCATTATTAATTCTGCCCTGCAACTCCAGTAATGCATTCTTAGCTTCGATTGTTTGCTGTTGCAGATCATTAAAACCCTCCTTATTAATACTCTTGAGTACCTGCTTCAATCTCTTCAATTTCGTGGTCAGTTTAAACATCTCAGTTCCTACAACTCCTTCATTCCAGCTTTGAGCTACTTTCTCATCAAAATTTGCAGCACCTTTCCACATACTAAAGTACCTAAAAGGCTTTTTCCTGCAAATAACATCTTGGTGTAAAGAAACCAAGATGGGGCTGTGATAAAAAATACCTTCAGGTAAGAAGACTGCCTCAGAAAAAGGAAAGGAATCAGCCCATGCAGAATTGACCAAGGCACGATCAATCTTAGAACTGACTCTGAATTCTGGCTGTTGCTTATTATTCCAGGTGAAGAAAGCGCCAGAGAATTTTAAATCCTCTAGTTGACAATAACCCACACAATCTCTAAATTCTTGGGTAGGTGCTTTAGAACTTCTCCTTCCAACTCTTTCATTAGAGAACAAGATGTCGTTGAAGTCTCCAACTAGTAACCACGGCCCCTGCACATGAGCTGAGACTTCTTTTAAATCCTCCCATAACTGCTTCCTTTTGCTGTCCTCATTGAACCCATACACTATTGTAATGCTAAACCGTGCCTTGCATTGCTTAGAATGACCAATACCATGGATCATTTGAGCAGAACAGAATCTAATATCCAAATAAAAAATACTTGGCTGCCATGCTACGACTATTCTTCCTTTATCCAGCCATGAATTATTATTCGTAAAACACCAGTTCTGAAATAAGCTAGAATATAAAGTACCCATGCTTTTATTCTTTATTTTCGTTTCAAGGAGACTAACTAGCCCATTTTGTTTATGAGTTCGTTTAGTTCTAAGTTTAGTTTTaagtaaatgtattaatgttaaggctagctatcttacttaagtacttgtgttttatgcttatgtatgacatttctaattaatgaaagttagcatattttcattaaaaaaaatcataactaattccaattgtaaaaatatatataactataaattcatataatttgactatttaaaaaaattagggcaaaatatatatatataaataatagaatTGGGCCATTTTAAAATCCCCACTttttacttcggttattatgtaaaaaccgaagtagaatctccactttttacttcggtttttatataataaccgaagtagaaagtctaTTTTTCACTTCAGTTTTTATCTACTTTTTAATTCACCCCGAACTAATGCGGTTGCAAATTtaagcgaaaaccgaagtaaatccagcttaaaaaccgaagtaaaagtcatttttttcttgtagtgaatggaTTCTAGTATTACCAAACCTTGTTGGTATTTCTATAGTTACTTTTGATCTATAATCTGTCATAGTTCAGTGTATATATCTGTAGTAAAGCATGTATTGTGATTAACTTAATTTATGTTATAAGTAATATTTTCTTACATTATGGTTATACATATAAGACTTCTCCTTTTCAATATATTAGTAACTCTCActtacaaatttataactttcTGTTATCATCAAAGTAATTTTTTAATAAACTATTGATAACTATAAGTACACAAAATAGTAACAATATCAGCAACTGTAACTCATAGTTACTTAACTATTGTTTTTATCCTATTGCAATAGTTCTCTATTATTAAAAAATGCGAACAccgtatatatttttttaaaatatttctctTTACCTAATCATCTTTTTTAGTTGCAGTAATCTATGTAAATGTTCCTATATATATTCTTTCACTATTTTACGATGGAAAGCTTTTTCACTATTTTATAAGACAAGGTGTTAAAATATCTTAAGGTGCCCAATTTTATATACAATAACATTTTATGTGTGGTTCAACAATTACTACACATAAAGTGCTACCATATGtttctcaaaaataaattaatagtgcCACCATATATGTGGTAGTAATTAGGTATATTAAGGTGCATTATATAACATTAATCATCTTAAACGCAAAGCTCTCTCTCTGTGTTTTTTTACGCAGGCCCCACTAGCACAAATTATATATGATGTTGGCTCTCCTACTTGAGGAAATAAGAGGCTGGCTTCCCTCCAAAAGTCCAATGGAGGTCACCAAAACCTAGCCCCACATAACCCTTTCTTTATAGGTACGTTTATCAAGATACAAAGCTTATTTATTATTGCTTAATGGATATGTATTTTATCAAGTTATCTATCATCTAAATCATTCACCAACTCATCCAAAGCCACATAGGAACTCCCACACGGCTTAGTGGCATCTAAAGCTACTTTACGAAGTTCCATGGCTTGTGCCCTTTCATGCCGAGTTGAACTTATTGACTCAGCCAAAACCTTAGCTAAGTTTACTGAGTCGGGCACAGTGTCTAAACCCTCACAAACTCGAATAGCCACGCCAAGTTTATCAACCAACAACTTTGCATTTTCAAAGTGATCCGCTTGCATGGGCCATGCAAGTAGTAACGTCCCAGCCAGGAGACCCTCCAGCGCCGAGTTCCACCCGCAATGACTCAAATACGACCCCACAGCACGGTGCCCCAAGATTGCGACTTGCGGGGCCCATCCTCTTATCACAAGGCCTCTCCCAGCCACACGATCTTCAAACCCTAAAGGCACCACCCCCTGATTGCTTGCCACTTGGACCCCTCTCATTGGATCTTTAACGACCCAAATGAATCGGACCCTACTCCTATCCAATGCGTCAGCTAACGCCTCCATCTGGATCCCTGTCAAAGTGACCTGGCTACCAAAACCCACGTAGACCACAGACTTATCCATGTGGCATGAGTCCAGCCACGCCATCACTACTTCCTCGGGCATTGAGCTGTCCCCGCCTCTTTTGGTAGGTCCCACCATAGGAAGCAAAGGCCCAACAGCCCAAATGGGCTGTTGACCCAAGAATGTAGCCTTGAGGTGGTCCAACGAGCCCCTGTCTAAGTCCTCAAGCGTGTTGAGAATAAGCCCATCGCTTGCCTTGGTAGCAGCATGACTTTCTAAAATATCCTTATGGCCcttgaaaatattttgatcacCATTGTTGCTCTCAATTTCGCCCCACCACGCACTCAGAGTACTAGCATGCACCGGGGCAAAGCCGAGGCGTCGGATGCCGAGACGGCGAGCCAACGGGCAGGTCCACGTGCTGAGAAAAGAGTCAGAGATTATGGCTGTGGGAGGAGAAGGGTGGGAGTGGAACCAGGCTAGGATAGGATCGTGGAGCTTGGCCAAAGCAGATAGTATGTGGAGCAAGAAAGATATGGGGAGCTCCTGCATGTTTTCAACTCCGGCGGGGACTGAAGGGTGTTGAGGGAAAGGGAGGAGCAATGTCTCGATGGAGTGAGGGTGAGAGGAGAGGAGAGGGTCCAGAATGGGAAGGTTTTTCGGTGTGGCAAGGATGGTTATGGCTACGCCTCGGATGGCTAATTGGTTTGAGAGGTCCATGAGAGGTAGCATGTGCCCTTGCGCAGGGTATGGTATCACCAGAATGTGTGTCTTCTTCTTGTTCGTGAAACTTGTCatgatattaatatatatatatatatatatgtatatatatcgatcttctcCTTCTCTCTGTAAATGGTGTTTGGATCCGTCCTTTAGAAtgcatgcatattattgtttatttatatacGAAGCTAGAAAGTCTCACTTTAGGTGCATTTTGTTGTTTTGGACGAATGCTATGCTGAATGATTCCAATATGTATGAGGGAATATGAGtagtataaataaatttattcatatatatattatgCAGATAGAGAATATTTTGATTTTCACATTATacatatatcttctatataatactataataagtgaatttataatgaaattcttagttttaacagatttttatttttttaatgttaaatttaaGTTCTTaaatttaacataatattattatatttaataatagttttcaaatacttaaacttaaataaaataaaataaataattaaaaaaattaaaataagatatgtttgagatattttacaataataattatttaaaaataataaataattaaacaaattaaaataggatatttttgagatattttacaatgataattattttaaaataataaaaaattaaacaaattaaaatatgatatttttgagatattttacaatgataattatttaaaaataataaaatcatacgttttataacttaaataaaacttaattaaacttaaacttacttattagaataatattatattaaacatataatataatttactgtaaattagcaacaaattactttttaaaataaaactagcaagaaacataaatttaaaatccacttataatatttaatattatattaaacatataatatataatcttttgtcacttttaaattaaaaaactagaacaaatataaacttaaataaaaataaataaattatttaattaaaataatatatttatttgaaatttatataacattaatataaatttaataaaaataattaataaattttataaataaaactaagtaaatatgTATATTGGAAGTTGtttatatctaatatatatatatatatgtttggaaGCTAAGGTTTCTTTTTCACCTAAtattttgatatatttaattacttGTCTACTAACCATATTCTCTATGGGAAATAATTAAATGGGTCACAACGCACATGAAGACaggttcataaaaaaaatatacttagTGTAGGTAGGAGaagatttatataattttgttatgTATGTTCTGTTAGTTAGTTTAATTGGAGATTATATTGGATAGATTAATCAAACTATATCAAATTCTCTATTTCTTTATGTATATTATTAGTGGGATAaacatttatatttaaataactcttggctattatttattatttttatttattacttgTAATTTGAACAAGACcatttatctttctttttttttctcattaAAATATTACTTTATCAtactcatcaaaacaacacatATGCACTCATCACATGCCAGCAACTTATTATTTTATAGCATGAAATACAttactattattttttttaacaaaataccAATATCATATATAAGAATTATAATAATACATTACTCCTTCAACACAAATGAAACCAAATAAACTCATAATCGAAATTGCATGCCTATTGGCTAGTCCATAAACAATATACCTAAAAAGATAAATAACAAATGTCTAATATCTCTAATGAAAAAATCtcgtaaaaataaataaaatgctaAAAAGGATTAAAGAGATAAAATCTATCATTATTATAAAACCCAAAGTATAGAGGCTAAAGAACATTTAAAACAAAAATGTCAAAGCTTCTGCTACTCTTTGATTTAAAAAAGATCCtctaattaagtttttttttaaaaaaaactataggAGGACCATCTAAGGTGCAAATGGAAGCTCCCACTTCTAGGACATCTCAATCAAAAGTAAGGACTGAAgtatctcatttatataagtctatatgaaTGTTCtctattgcacaaaataacatataatagaaaacataaatatatacatagaagtgattttcatatagagattcgtaaatacaataataaaaccattagagtacttacAAGACGCAtagcggaacaatgactacaccatttggattccctaacattttgttcttgttgaatgctaggtattgtaAGGAATCCAAACCACGCGttttgaaacaagaccacagtcttccaagcctttctctaaaacaacctagtgtttgtgggCAAGTCTCCACACATGAGGAGAATTCCTAGACAGAAAACTAAGAAAGTGGGcagctaggtatagaatattaggagTGAATTTTTACATTGTCAAATTCATCTGACCTAATACATTCTACATCACTTGTGTTTACCCAAAAGCGACCCCTGATGACGTGGAAGGATTGGACTACACGTGGCAGACACATGGTGACTTTAAGTGGATGTATCCtactcgaccatcgaccagaaagttattggtttatcaagcatcaCTTATGCGCGACCAGTCAGgccgcatactttcatttacgtCCTTTATTTATGCAGTCctataattatgcattaattgtattttcttttattatcTGGATACACAagtcttaattataattaaggcccata
It encodes the following:
- the LOC133814999 gene encoding flavonol 7-O-rhamnosyltransferase-like — protein: MTSFTNKKKTHILVIPYPAQGHMLPLMDLSNQLAIRGVAITILATPKNLPILDPLLSSHPHSIETLLLPFPQHPSVPAGVENMQELPISFLLHILSALAKLHDPILAWFHSHPSPPTAIISDSFLSTWTCPLARRLGIRRLGFAPVHASTLSAWWGEIESNNGDQNIFKGHKDILESHAATKASDGLILNTLEDLDRGSLDHLKATFLGQQPIWAVGPLLPMVGPTKRGGDSSMPEEVVMAWLDSCHMDKSVVYVGFGSQVTLTGIQMEALADALDRSRVRFIWVVKDPMRGVQVASNQGVVPLGFEDRVAGRGLVIRGWAPQVAILGHRAVGSYLSHCGWNSALEGLLAGTLLLAWPMQADHFENAKLLVDKLGVAIRVCEGLDTVPDSVNLAKVLAESISSTRHERAQAMELRKVALDATKPCGSSYVALDELVNDLDDR